In one Pseudomonas hydrolytica genomic region, the following are encoded:
- the plsB gene encoding glycerol-3-phosphate 1-O-acyltransferase PlsB produces the protein MTRSPLRRLAFGALRRLLYLWVRSETINQSAFTLKLDRSKPVFYVLQQPSVSDLAVVDRECTKAGLPRPVLPVAVGEHIEPAAFFYLTPEPDWFGRQDKRGISPTLDRVVTALGQHAVDDAQIVPVSVFWGQSPDRETSAWKLLFADSWAVTGRLRRLVSILILGRKTRVQFSTPIHLRELVEQDKGQERTLRMVHRILRVHFRNQKAAVIGPDVSHRRNLVKGLVHDPMVRQAIAEEAEREKISLEKAEAQALRYGNEIASDYTYTVIRFLELVLSWFWNKIYDGIKVHNVEGVRDIAQGHEVIYVPCHRSHIDYLLLSYLLFRNGLTPPHIAAGINLNMPVIGGLLRRGGAFFMRRTFKGNPLYTAVFNEYLHTLFSKGFPVEYFVEGGRSRTGRMLQPKTGMLAITLRSFLRSHRLPIVFVPVYIGYERVLEGRTYLGELRGASKKKESIFDLFKVLGALKQRFGQVSVNFGEPIKLAEFLDQQQPGWRQQELGPQYRPAWLNDTTNRLGERVARHLNEAASINPVNLVALALLSTSKLALDDRALARVLDLYLALLRAVPYSPHTTLPDGDGAALIEHVKGMDLLAEQKDALGKILYLDEQNAVLMTYYRNNVLHIFALPALLASFFQSSARISREQILRFTKALYPYLQAELFIRWEIEQLDDVVDQWLAAFVEQGLLKVEGDVYVRPAPSSRQFVLLTLLSRSVAQTLQRFYMAIALLLNAGQNAISAEELEDLCTVMAQRLSILHGLNAPEFFDKSLFRHFIQSLLDQGVLRQDEAGKLSHHPLLSELAEGAAKRVLPAEIRLSIRQVALDRNEDEPAAP, from the coding sequence ATGACCCGTTCTCCCCTGCGCCGCCTCGCCTTTGGAGCGCTGCGCCGCCTGCTGTACCTCTGGGTACGCTCGGAAACCATCAACCAGTCCGCATTCACCCTCAAGCTCGACCGCAGCAAGCCGGTGTTCTATGTGCTGCAGCAGCCCTCGGTGAGCGACCTGGCGGTGGTCGACCGCGAGTGCACCAAGGCTGGCCTTCCGCGGCCGGTGTTGCCAGTAGCGGTCGGGGAACACATCGAGCCCGCCGCCTTCTTCTACCTGACGCCGGAGCCGGACTGGTTCGGCCGTCAGGACAAGCGCGGCATCTCGCCGACCCTCGATCGGGTGGTCACCGCCCTCGGCCAGCATGCCGTGGACGACGCGCAGATCGTCCCGGTCAGCGTGTTCTGGGGGCAGTCGCCGGACCGCGAGACCAGCGCCTGGAAGCTCCTGTTCGCCGACAGCTGGGCCGTGACCGGGCGCCTGCGCCGGCTGGTGAGCATCCTGATTCTCGGGCGCAAGACCCGCGTGCAGTTCTCCACGCCGATCCACCTGCGCGAGCTGGTCGAGCAGGACAAGGGCCAGGAGCGCACGCTGCGCATGGTGCATCGCATCCTGCGCGTGCACTTCCGCAACCAGAAGGCGGCGGTGATCGGCCCGGACGTGTCGCACCGGCGCAACCTGGTCAAGGGCCTGGTGCACGATCCGATGGTGCGCCAGGCGATTGCCGAGGAAGCCGAGCGCGAGAAGATCAGCCTGGAGAAAGCCGAAGCCCAGGCGCTTCGCTACGGCAACGAGATCGCCTCGGACTACACCTACACGGTGATCCGCTTCCTCGAGCTGGTGCTCTCCTGGTTCTGGAACAAGATCTACGACGGCATCAAAGTGCACAACGTCGAAGGCGTGCGCGACATCGCCCAGGGCCACGAGGTGATCTACGTGCCCTGCCACCGCAGTCACATCGACTACCTGCTGCTGTCCTACTTGCTGTTTCGCAACGGCCTCACGCCGCCGCACATCGCCGCCGGCATCAACCTCAACATGCCGGTGATCGGCGGCCTGCTGCGCCGTGGCGGTGCCTTCTTCATGCGCCGCACCTTCAAGGGCAACCCGCTGTACACCGCGGTATTCAACGAATACCTGCACACCCTGTTCAGCAAGGGCTTCCCGGTGGAGTACTTCGTCGAGGGCGGCCGCTCGCGCACCGGGCGCATGCTGCAGCCGAAGACCGGCATGCTGGCCATCACCCTGCGCAGCTTCCTGCGCTCGCATCGCCTGCCCATCGTCTTCGTGCCGGTGTACATCGGTTACGAGCGCGTGCTGGAAGGCCGCACCTACCTGGGCGAACTGCGCGGCGCGAGCAAGAAGAAGGAGTCGATCTTCGACCTGTTCAAGGTGCTCGGCGCGCTCAAACAGCGCTTCGGCCAGGTCTCGGTAAACTTCGGCGAGCCGATCAAACTGGCCGAGTTCCTCGATCAGCAGCAGCCCGGCTGGCGCCAGCAGGAGCTGGGCCCGCAGTACCGCCCGGCCTGGCTCAACGACACCACCAACCGCCTGGGCGAGCGCGTGGCGCGCCACCTCAACGAGGCGGCCTCGATCAACCCGGTCAACCTGGTGGCATTGGCGCTGCTGTCCACCAGCAAGCTGGCCCTGGACGACCGCGCCCTGGCGCGCGTGCTCGACCTGTATCTGGCGCTGCTGCGCGCGGTGCCCTACTCGCCACACACCACCCTGCCGGACGGCGACGGCGCGGCGCTGATCGAGCACGTCAAGGGCATGGACCTGCTGGCCGAGCAGAAGGATGCGCTGGGCAAGATTCTCTATCTGGACGAGCAGAACGCCGTCCTGATGACCTACTACCGCAACAACGTGCTGCACATCTTCGCCCTGCCGGCGCTGCTGGCGAGCTTCTTCCAGAGCAGCGCGCGGATCAGCCGCGAGCAGATCCTGCGCTTCACCAAGGCGCTGTATCCCTACCTGCAGGCCGAGCTGTTCATCCGCTGGGAGATCGAACAGCTGGACGACGTGGTGGACCAGTGGCTGGCGGCCTTCGTCGAGCAGGGCCTGCTCAAGGTCGAGGGCGATGTGTACGTGCGCCCGGCGCCCAGCTCACGCCAGTTCGTGCTGCTGACCTTGCTGTCGCGTTCGGTGGCGCAGACTCTGCAGCGCTTCTACATGGCCATCGCCCTGCTGCTCAACGCCGGGCAGAACGCGATCAGCGCCGAGGAGCTGGAAGACCTGTGCACGGTCATGGCCCAGCGCCTGTCGATCCTGCATGGCCTGAACGCGCCGGAGTTCTTCGACAAAAGCCTGTTCCGTCACTTCATCCAGAGCCTGCTGGATCAGGGCGTGCTGCGCCAGGACGAGGCCGGCAAGCTGAGTCATCATCCGCTGCTCAGCGAACTGGCCGAAGGCGCCGCCAAGCGCGTGCTGCCGGCGGAGATTCGCCTGTCGATCCGCCAGGTGGCGCTCGATCGCAACGAGGATGAGCCGGCGGCGCCGTAA